The following are encoded in a window of Phaseolus vulgaris cultivar G19833 chromosome 3, P. vulgaris v2.0, whole genome shotgun sequence genomic DNA:
- the LOC137807933 gene encoding protein MHF2 homolog: MEEVTLDTDLIHSILKRFWTLRALEPENFEVKDAPDSEVGVGTSKKNRTTSANGNALKLTCELLRIFITEAVQRAAAIAEAEGASQIEPTHFEIILPQLLLDF; the protein is encoded by the exons ATGGAAGAAGTCACCTTGGATACT GATCTCATTCATTCCATTTTGAAGCGCTTTTGGACACTGCGAGCCCTTG AGCCGGAAAATTTTGAAGTTAAGGACGCTCCGGATTCCGAG GTAGGAGTTGGAACATCCAAGAAGAATCGGACAACTTCTG CTAATGGCAATGCTCTGAAGCTTACTTGTGAACTTCTCCGGATTTTTATCACAG AGGCTGTTCAACGTGCTGCTGCTATTGCAGAAGCGGAGGGTGCTAGTCAAATAGAACCAACTCATTTTGAGATTATTCTTCCTCAGTTACTTTTAGATTTCTAA